CGATCAAGCACGTGCTGCGGGCCAAGGCGGTGCTGTGCCCGGGCCTCAACGTCAAGCTGTTCGACGAAGCCACCGGCGAGCGCCTGGAGTGGTACTACGAGGACGGCCTGCGCGATTACCTGTCCGGCGAGCTGCGCGAAGGCCAGCCGCAGCGCGAGCTGCTGCCGCCGGACCTGTTCGTCGGCCAGCTCAAGAAAGACACCGAAGTGGTCGACTGGGCGGTGGCCTGGGCGCCGGACGGCGAACTG
This Salifodinibacter halophilus DNA region includes the following protein-coding sequences:
- a CDS encoding DNA topoisomerase IV subunit B (decatenates newly replicated chromosomal DNA and relaxes positive and negative DNA supercoiling) — translated: IKHVLRAKAVLCPGLNVKLFDEATGERLEWYYEDGLRDYLSGELREGQPQRELLPPDLFVGQLKKDTEVVDWAVAWAPDGEL